A stretch of Flavobacterium sp. N1994 DNA encodes these proteins:
- a CDS encoding VanZ family protein, producing MLTKSLLGLKKVSLVFAIGWTLIIAFLCLVKVNDFPSIGISITSVDKYVHITFHFVFTMLWGFYSWEKQGVIEIKNIRNIFLISVGYGILIEFLQEEFTTTRHADIMDVAANTIGALMALGVFLYLNKKKQNE from the coding sequence ATGCTTACAAAGAGCTTATTGGGGCTTAAAAAAGTCAGTTTGGTTTTTGCCATAGGCTGGACCTTAATAATAGCTTTTTTGTGTTTAGTAAAAGTAAATGATTTTCCATCGATTGGTATTTCTATAACTAGCGTAGATAAATACGTTCATATTACATTTCATTTTGTTTTTACAATGCTTTGGGGATTTTACTCCTGGGAAAAACAAGGTGTAATTGAAATCAAAAATATACGAAACATCTTTTTAATATCTGTCGGGTACGGAATTCTAATTGAGTTTTTGCAGGAAGAATTTACCACCACAAGACATGCTGATATTATGGATGTGGCCGCAAATACTATAGGAGCTTTAATGGCACTAGGCGTATTTCTTTACCTAAATAAAAAGAAACAAAACGAGTAA
- the gcvH gene encoding glycine cleavage system protein GcvH gives MNIPSNLKYTKDHEWVLIDGDVATVGITDFAQKELGDIVYVEVETLDQTLDKDEVFGTVEAVKTVSDLFLPLSGEIFEFNEDLESNPEDVNSDPYGKGWMIKLKIANASEINELLSSDAYKELIGA, from the coding sequence ATGAATATACCTAGCAATTTAAAATATACAAAAGACCACGAATGGGTTTTAATTGATGGCGATGTTGCCACTGTTGGCATCACTGATTTTGCTCAAAAAGAATTGGGCGACATTGTTTATGTTGAAGTGGAAACTTTGGACCAAACCCTTGATAAAGACGAAGTATTTGGTACCGTTGAAGCCGTAAAAACAGTTTCAGATTTATTCTTACCACTTTCTGGAGAAATCTTTGAATTTAATGAAGATTTAGAATCAAATCCTGAAGATGTAAATAGCGATCCTTACGGAAAAGGCTGGATGATTAAATTAAAAATAGCCAACGCTTCTGAAATTAACGAATTGCTTTCGAGTGATGCTTACAAAGAGCTTATTGGGGCTTAA